One segment of Corynebacterium marinum DSM 44953 DNA contains the following:
- the ccsB gene encoding c-type cytochrome biogenesis protein CcsB yields MPVNQTLATFSDTAFQTAFVIYLLALVLSLVHYVKMQGVIDARRAREVIAHPEYVAVGAGSGTADLSDRSTGDVADDPVLTDEQCAAREASADKFGGMTQTVVWLGAVVHLVSVVLRGLATDRFPLGNMYEYISMICVLAVLTAAITIQRREWRSVWPWLLVPVLVMLFFAGTSLYADSAPVVPALQSYWLPIHVSTVSVGAAIGIVSGIASLLYLLRIWQPKGAERGFFGAVAKPLPSAKKLDGLAYKSAIITLPVLGLGIVLGAIWAEAAWGRFWGWDPKETASFISWVLYAAYLHARATAGWRDHKAAWINILALATMIFNLFFINLVVSGLHSYAGLN; encoded by the coding sequence ATGCCTGTCAATCAGACTTTGGCCACCTTCTCCGACACCGCCTTCCAGACCGCGTTCGTGATCTACCTGCTCGCCCTGGTGCTCTCCCTTGTGCACTACGTGAAGATGCAGGGGGTCATCGATGCCCGTCGGGCACGCGAAGTCATCGCCCACCCCGAATATGTCGCTGTAGGTGCCGGTAGCGGCACTGCTGACCTCAGTGACCGCTCCACCGGGGACGTCGCCGATGATCCTGTGCTCACCGATGAGCAATGTGCTGCCCGGGAGGCGTCGGCCGATAAATTCGGTGGCATGACCCAGACAGTGGTCTGGTTGGGTGCAGTGGTCCACCTGGTGTCGGTGGTGCTGCGCGGCTTAGCCACGGATCGTTTCCCGCTGGGAAACATGTACGAGTACATCTCCATGATCTGTGTGCTGGCGGTCCTGACCGCAGCCATAACCATTCAGCGCCGCGAGTGGCGCAGCGTGTGGCCGTGGCTGCTGGTCCCCGTCCTCGTCATGCTGTTTTTCGCCGGCACCAGCCTCTACGCCGACTCCGCCCCGGTGGTGCCTGCCCTGCAGTCCTACTGGCTGCCCATCCATGTCTCCACTGTGTCCGTGGGTGCGGCGATCGGCATCGTGTCGGGTATTGCCTCCCTGCTCTACCTGCTGCGCATCTGGCAGCCCAAGGGCGCGGAGCGCGGCTTCTTTGGGGCTGTGGCCAAACCGCTGCCGAGTGCGAAGAAGCTCGACGGGTTGGCCTACAAATCCGCCATCATCACGTTGCCCGTGCTGGGTCTGGGCATCGTTTTGGGTGCTATCTGGGCGGAAGCCGCCTGGGGCCGGTTCTGGGGGTGGGATCCGAAGGAGACCGCCTCCTTTATCTCCTGGGTGCTCTACGCCGCCTACCTGCATGCGCGTGCCACGGCCGGATGGCGGGACCATAAGGCCGCGTGGATCAATATCCTGGCCCTGGCCACGATGATCTTCAACCTGTTTTTCATCAACCTGGTGGTCTCTGGTCTGCATTCCTACGCCGGCCTGAACTAA
- a CDS encoding M23 family metallopeptidase has translation MRLTAQRAPRGKHRKITTSQTKGRVALVAVAASAVSSAGIGGATAATLQAQDESPASSEVTTVDVELAANDAALSFDATQVAPQILAIPEYKPVANVDEQLDKAVEYAVERTEADRAARAPSVVKPAEGIFTSDFGMRWGSLHQGIDIANAVGTPILAAMGGTVIDSGPASGFGQWIRIQHDDGSIAVYGHMETLDVSVGEQVTAGQKIAGMGNRGFSTGSHLHFELYPTGSGAVDPTPWFAEHGITF, from the coding sequence ATGCGACTGACGGCTCAGCGGGCTCCCCGAGGAAAACATCGCAAGATCACCACCTCGCAGACCAAGGGGCGCGTGGCACTGGTGGCCGTGGCCGCCAGCGCGGTCTCCTCGGCTGGGATCGGTGGGGCTACTGCCGCCACGCTGCAGGCCCAGGATGAGTCCCCGGCGTCTTCGGAGGTCACCACCGTCGATGTAGAGCTGGCCGCCAATGACGCCGCCTTGTCCTTCGATGCGACGCAGGTGGCACCGCAGATCTTGGCGATCCCGGAGTATAAGCCGGTAGCCAACGTCGACGAGCAGTTGGACAAGGCGGTGGAATACGCCGTCGAACGTACCGAGGCTGACCGTGCCGCCCGTGCGCCCTCCGTGGTCAAGCCGGCCGAGGGCATCTTCACCTCGGATTTCGGTATGCGCTGGGGCAGCCTCCACCAAGGTATTGATATCGCTAACGCGGTGGGCACCCCCATTCTCGCAGCCATGGGAGGCACCGTCATTGATTCCGGTCCGGCCTCCGGTTTCGGCCAGTGGATCCGCATCCAGCACGACGATGGCTCCATTGCTGTCTACGGCCATATGGAAACCCTCGATGTCAGCGTCGGTGAGCAGGTCACCGCCGGCCAGAAGATCGCCGGTATGGGTAACCGAGGATTTTCCACCGGGTCCCACCTGCATTTTGAGCTCTACCCCACCGGCAGCGGTGCCGTCGACCCGACCCCCTGGTTCGCTGAGCACGGCATCACCTTCTAA
- the lnt gene encoding apolipoprotein N-acyltransferase codes for MAGHSALMVGAAVAWWLALPPRGWWVLFPVGVTVFMLALAGQPLRNRLWLGGLSGVVHYALVLRWLTDFNTAGYVAVVAIQTLLLMLVAAVSSSEPAFRGRWPVWWLLTPAALVILEAVQHRFPFGGFPLPAFGYSQADGPFMAAAPLGGTLLTTALAAVAGAVVAAVILERKRARGLSVLAIVVLLAVPGFAPVIVDDAVEDTLEVVLVQGGGPRGLRAVHTDPFDTTRRHLQTAADITGTPDLVLMPENVANVDETVDGTVVDASFAELARQLDTNVVVGITESDGEHFRNASILWGPDGTRSGRYEKHHRVPFGEYLPMRNLIERLSDDARFIPRDAVIGEGPAVLDPSGAPRLGIVISYEVFFADRVADAVRNGGQLLLAPTNAASFMTEEVPAIEVAASRMRASEFGRTVLQAAPTGYSAIIQPNGTVSQLSDLSTSELLTATVPLHTGLTPYARMGDTPMLILALLALAWPLVSDLVSWLRGRRGQGGISSRQIPSPPSYVDGMLALAASDERA; via the coding sequence TTGGCCGGTCACTCCGCGCTCATGGTGGGGGCCGCGGTCGCGTGGTGGCTGGCGCTGCCCCCACGGGGTTGGTGGGTGCTGTTCCCGGTAGGTGTGACGGTGTTCATGCTGGCGCTGGCAGGTCAACCCCTCCGCAACCGGCTGTGGCTCGGTGGGCTGAGCGGGGTGGTCCACTACGCTCTTGTTCTACGTTGGCTCACCGACTTTAATACTGCCGGATACGTTGCGGTTGTTGCCATCCAGACGCTGTTGTTAATGCTGGTTGCCGCGGTATCTTCTAGCGAGCCAGCTTTTCGCGGCCGCTGGCCTGTCTGGTGGCTGCTCACCCCTGCTGCCCTGGTGATACTGGAAGCGGTACAACACCGGTTTCCGTTCGGTGGTTTTCCGCTGCCTGCTTTCGGATACAGCCAGGCCGACGGCCCGTTTATGGCTGCAGCACCCCTGGGGGGGACTCTCCTGACGACCGCACTGGCCGCAGTTGCCGGGGCCGTAGTTGCCGCTGTCATTCTCGAGCGGAAACGGGCCCGTGGCCTATCCGTGCTCGCAATTGTCGTGCTCCTCGCTGTCCCAGGGTTCGCGCCAGTGATTGTCGATGATGCGGTAGAAGACACCCTGGAGGTCGTCCTCGTGCAGGGTGGTGGCCCCCGCGGGCTTCGCGCGGTCCATACCGATCCGTTTGATACCACCCGCCGACATCTTCAGACTGCCGCAGACATCACCGGGACCCCTGATCTGGTTCTGATGCCCGAAAACGTCGCCAATGTCGACGAGACGGTCGATGGGACAGTCGTTGATGCATCTTTTGCCGAGCTGGCCCGCCAGCTCGACACGAACGTCGTGGTCGGTATTACCGAGTCCGACGGCGAGCATTTCCGGAACGCATCCATATTATGGGGACCAGACGGCACCCGATCGGGACGCTATGAGAAGCACCACCGTGTGCCATTCGGCGAGTATCTCCCCATGCGCAACCTGATTGAACGACTCAGTGACGACGCCCGGTTCATCCCCCGCGACGCCGTTATCGGCGAGGGCCCGGCGGTGCTCGATCCCAGCGGGGCACCACGACTGGGGATCGTCATTTCTTATGAGGTATTCTTCGCCGACCGGGTTGCCGACGCCGTCCGCAATGGGGGGCAGCTGCTGCTCGCCCCGACTAACGCCGCATCATTTATGACCGAGGAAGTACCCGCCATTGAAGTGGCCGCGTCCCGGATGCGTGCCAGCGAGTTTGGCCGCACAGTTCTCCAGGCTGCCCCCACCGGGTACTCGGCCATCATCCAGCCCAACGGAACAGTGTCACAACTCAGTGACTTGAGCACAAGCGAACTACTGACGGCAACCGTTCCACTTCATACTGGCTTGACGCCGTACGCGCGAATGGGGGATACACCCATGTTGATTCTCGCGTTATTGGCTCTTGCGTGGCCGCTGGTTTCTGATCTCGTCAGCTGGCTGAGGGGAAGACGGGGTCAGGGAGGTATCTCCTCAAGGCAGATTCCGTCACCACCTTCCTACGTCGACGGGATGCTCGCCCTGGCTGCGTCTGACGAGCGCGCATGA
- a CDS encoding heavy-metal-associated domain-containing protein — translation MATVTKNYMVKGMTCGHCKSSVEEEVREVAGVNSVEANPGTGRVEVTGENFTDEDVAAAIKEAGYTLKP, via the coding sequence ATGGCAACCGTCACCAAGAACTACATGGTCAAAGGTATGACCTGCGGACACTGCAAGTCTTCCGTCGAGGAAGAGGTCCGCGAGGTGGCAGGCGTGAACTCCGTGGAAGCGAACCCCGGCACCGGCCGCGTGGAGGTGACCGGAGAGAACTTCACTGACGAGGATGTCGCCGCCGCCATCAAGGAAGCCGGTTACACCCTCAAGCCTTAA